From one Dermacentor andersoni chromosome 1, qqDerAnde1_hic_scaffold, whole genome shotgun sequence genomic stretch:
- the Adat1 gene encoding tRNA-specific adenosine deaminase 1 isoform X2, with amino-acid sequence MLFTRGYMGRKPLSTLQIVSFATGTKSIPTGLACRLGNQVIDNHAEVLARRCFLRFAYSELLKLACGEDSSVFETTGSSVFECRLKPGLRIHFFSSHTPCGDASIFPKNGDVLSVAALEDTENDATASKRPRLDPEDIYRTGAKCVPGTAQDKKLPGADYHQLGVARTKPGRGATSLSMSCSDKMAKWHSCGLEGALLSHFLAGEEPLRLSSVIVAGCPYSEDAMKRALHERLSVSDDVPPIEFHYSTKMFCHSRLKAVENNTDSAVPCASSIMWWLGSDKAVYVGVNGYKQGITRKNLCKPVARLPVCRRELFGLFHKLMHEISPDRLPKILREDDLRTYAQFKQAAKVYQNRKVDFHARLPGWTDKSPDLQNFTIAESV; translated from the exons CTACATTACAGATTGTGTCATTTGCAACTGGTACAAAAAGCATACCTACAGGCCTTGCTTGCAGACTAG GCAACCAGGTGATTGACAACCATGCAGAAGTGTTAGCCCGAAGGTGCTTTCTCAG GTTTGCTTACTCTGAACTTCTGAAGTTGGCATGTGGTGAAGATTCATCTGTTTTTGAAACCACAGGCTCCTCTGTATTTGAATGTCGGTTGAAACCAGGCCTGAGGATCCACTTCTTCTCAAGTCATACTCCAT GTGGTGATGCCTCCATCTTCCCCAAAAATGGGGATGTGTTATCTGTAGCTGCACTTGAAGATACGGAAAACGATGCAACCGCTTCAAAACGACCCAGATTGGACCCTGAGGACATATATAG GACTGGTGCCAAGTGTGTGCCAGGTACAGCCcaggacaagaagctgcctgGTGCAGACTACCACCAACTGGGTGTGGCCCGGACCAAGCCTGGCAGAGGCGCTACATCGCTCTCCATGTCATGTAGTGATAAAATGGCCAAATGGCACAGCTGTGGCCTTGAGGGGGCACTGCTGTCTCATTTTCTTGCAGGCGAAGAACCACTGCGTTTGTCCTCGGTGATTGTTGCAGG GTGTCCATACAGTGAAGATGCCATGAAGCGAGCACTTCATGAAAGGCTCTCAGTTTCAGACGATGTCCCACCCATTGAGTTTCACTACAGCACGAAAATGTTTTGCCATTCTCGCCTTAAAGCTGTTGAAAACAACACTGATTCTGCTGTGCCATGTGCTTCAA GTATTATGTGGTGGCTGGGATCAGACAAGGCAGTTTATGTTGGAGTCAATGGCTACAAGCAAGGAATTACTCGCAAGAACCTCTGCAAACCAGTGGCTAG GCTGCCAGTTTGTAGAAGAGAACTGTTTGGGCTGTTCCACAAGCTGATGCATGAAATCTCACCAGACAGGCTGCCCAAGATTCTCAG GGAAGACGACCTGCGAACTTACGCGCAGTTCAAGCAGGCTGCAAAAGTCTATCAGAACAGGAAGGTAGACTTTCACGCCCGCCTGCCTGGATGGACCGACAAATCTCCAGACTTACAAAACTTCACAATCGCAGAAAGTGTGTGA